The DNA sequence GATCAAACCCTGCACTAGCGCCTTCACGTGGCAAATTTAAGCTCAAAGGTAGGTCCATGGATTTTAATTAGACCCACTTGGTACGGTTCCAACATGTGCAGCCTTCCTTGACTGCAAGAATGAACTTTTTCAAATACCAAAGCAGATATACTGTAAACCTAGAATCTAGGAGATGACCTCCTAATTGTCAAACAGTTGACCAACAATTCGCTCGGGCCCATTGAACGTAGACAACGCTAATTTTGGAGTACACATGCCGATCAGTAATCGAGACCTTTAAATTCTAGTCACCTCAGGCGCTGTGTTACTCCGACATGAAGTAAAGATTCGATTGAAGCGTATAAAAATACTTCAAACTATCCGTCAGGAGTTATGAGAACGAGCGTCAAGGAACAAATGAACTGTCAATGTAACGTGTCATACTGGTATGAAATGACTCTAACGTATTGAGATCATGTACCCCTCTCTGTCGTGTTTAAAACCTTGTCGGATCCTTCCAGTTACTTCCACGTGGATCGAATGAAGGAGAGGTCGAAGGTCGACGTTAAGCCTACGTATtattcgaaaatttgacttGCATTGAGGATTTACAGGACTTGCCTCTCAGATAGATGGATCACCTTTAAAAGTACtatcaaaaaaataaaaagtgaAGTGACGAAATAGCTTAATAAGGCGACGCTCCGCGACCAGGATATCATACAGATAAGTTATGTAAAGAGAAAGATAATTTAGTAGCGGTGTGTAAGCGCTCCCCACCATCCATGATATGTCATGTAGAAAGGCGAGTCTGGACTCTGGGCGACTTTAAGTTTTACCTATCTAGTTATTGACTACATATTAGAATCCAGATTTCGTAAAAGTCAGGAATTATTCCGATTCTACTAACAACAAATACAAATGGAGTAAGATGCGTCAGAGTTCCAAAAATCTTGAACGAAATGACGAGAAGAGAATTTTCAATGGTAGCCTTGCAGAAGTGTTGAAGTACATTTATCCACTGGAATTAGCAGAGGGTCAAGAGAGATTGCATTGATCGGTAAGTTAAGTGATTACATAGTTCAACAAGCGAGTGATGGAGTAAATTATCACTGAACAGGATGTGTCGGTCTCCTGGGAACGACAGCGTAGAAGCATGATCTCGAAGCTGTGGGCGAGCCCAACACAGTTACAACTAAGTTCCTATGGTTATAATTATCTCTCACAAGGATTATCATACCTTGGGAAATTCCGATCGGGGTTTGTAATGAAGCGACACACGGAGTCAAGGGAAGCTATAGACGTTTTGGCTATCAGAATACTTCTGAAACTTGACATTTGTTGTGCTATTGAACTCAAATCAAAACCAACACTATTACGACTCCCATTCCAATGCACAAGCTCTCCGTTTCACCCGACATACTGGGATAAGGTTTTCTCTACTTTTTTCTCCAAATAAGAGCATGTGAATCGTTTTACTATTGCATGTTCATTAGCACAACGGTTAATACGTACACAATTTATTGTTAGTCGTCCAAAAAAATTACAGAGGGAAAATTGGTGATAAATCCAGCATTGTAGGTGCAGAAGGTCCTTTGCTATTTAGTGAGAGAATAAAGGCCGGAGGCGAACTGACTGAAGGAGGATCTGTTAATTCTGTGTAATTAAGCAGCGGTCATCTTCGACCGCGACGTTAGTCCACCAGCAACGGCCATGGCTAATGCCAGAATGAACCATTTGCCCCAccattttccagtgccctTGGTTGACGGTGGCCCAGTCGGACGAGATGGGAGAGAGTTCATCAACCTGAACACGGCATTCTCCTTGGAAGTCTAAGGAAGCAGATTGTTAATATGCTACTATACGCGGAAAAGGTATACGTACGTTGTAAGGAGGAAAGCGGAACTTTAGGATGTAATCAATCCTACAGGTTACAAGTCAATCATTTTGCTGGCAGAATTCTAAAGCATAAACAGACCAGCTTGGGGAATCCATCGATGCACGGAAATGAGTGAACATATCGAAGGTATACTTTCCAGTGTGCATGCCGTCTGTTAATAATAAGTAAGTTATAATGGATCGCTATGACTGGTCTGGCGACACATACATCCACTCGGACCAACACCGCCGAATGGCAATCCGTCGGCACCAGGATGGATAAGGGTTTCATTGGCAATGACGGCTCCACTTTGAGTTTTGTTGAAGACTGAAATAAATATAAATCGATTGGTCATAAGAAAGGACAACAAACAAACGATACGGTACCTTTAGTTTTAAGTTCGTTGTCTTGGGAGAAAATGTATAATGCCAAAGGATAGTCGCTAAACGCTCAATCAGAGATAATGACAAATATGTCAGGGATAAAACACGAACCGTTCATTCACGAACTTAATAGCATCTTCGATGCTGTCGACAGGAACTATAGGGAGAACTGGGCCAAATATTTCCCTGATTAACGATAACGGTCAGAACTCAATTGTATGAAATTTGGAGAATGAGAACTGCTTACTCGCTCATCAATGAATCATCGGCTTTGACGTCCGTTACAACAGTGGGCGCGATATACTTGGAGTCTTTGTTGATTTCACCACCGAAGGCGATTTTGCCCTGAGTTTTCTCTAATAGTCCCGAGATACGCTCTGTAGCCTGAGGAGTAATGATCCGACTGTAGGATCCAGGAACAGCAGCACGTTTTGCGGGGTCAGGGTAGAATTCTTCGTATCTGGTTTATAACGACATAAGCGACGGAGAGGAAAGTTTAAAATTTATCCACACATACACTTCCTTGAGGGCGTCAACGAATGTTTCCTGGAATTCTCTTGGTACGAGAATGTAATCGGGAGCCACACACGTCTGTCCCGCGTTGACAACTTTTCCCCACATGATCCGTTTAGCGGCTGTCTTGAGGTCACATTTGGGGTCAATGATCACTGGAGATTTCCCTGTGAAATACTTTGAGTATGAGATTCGTtatgaaaataaaaatttCGAACCTCCGAGCTCGAGCGTGACGGGAGTGAGGTGCTTAGCTGCGGCGGTTGCCACAATCTTGGCGACTCTTCCGTTacctaagattgggctcatcaggaaccagcacccccttaggtaagcaaaagttggcttacctccgaaccttttcaacccttctgcactcacactattctacatttttgaaccacagatatgtaggttatgcttctttgaacacatctgtggttttttttttcaaaaaaattttgatctcaagaagttataaagattttaatttttttcctttttttttagtctaacacgtcagaaatggtgttttctcgagtttgggagattttcgaaaatttgacaatgttcttttggccgcttatataatggtacacgtgaccacacgtgacaataagtcacgcctaagtaatacctctcagactcattatggacttccagagactacaatttgacctctgaggtgtaattctattattgtgggcataaaggctagtagtaaggattgtatatgcacatttatgaattttttttttttaaactttttgtctgaaaccattttccgtcaacataacttttgatttttttttcgagctggattttggccgctcttggcgccaagcccattgattacgtaagggtgctggtttctgatgagcccaatcttataTCAAACATTCAGGAACACAAGGCATCTCGAGGAGAAAGTTATTATGTACCCGTGTACAGAACTGATAAAATAACTATCAGAATGAGTCAATGGAGATTGACGAGATAGACGTACTATGGTCCCATTGCAGCTCAAGGAGCTAAATATATCCCGAACAGTTGTTGTTACCATGCATGATCAAATTGGTGACATAGGCTTACTCTCGTGGTCTCTGGGATGGCTCCATTAACAAAGCTGACTAGATCCGTGTCCAAGTACTTGGCAACAAGTTCAGTCATTAATGCACTGGTAGCGGGGGTTGATTCCGAGGGCTTGAGGCAGACAGAGTTTCCAGCCGCCAGGGCACCAGCCTAGTTGCGCCACAAACATGTCAAAAGGACGAAAGTTGAGCGGATGAGGCGGCGCTTACGACTGGTGCCAGAGTCAACCAAACAGGATAATTGAAGGGACTGATTATAAGAACAGTTCCTTTGGGTTCTTTCCTGATCAAAGGTCGCATAGCGAAAAAATTAAAACTGAAGGGTGGTCTGGTTGGCTTCGTCCATTTGTCCACATTCTTCAATTGGGTGACAGCCTCGCTGATGGTAGGAATAATGTCCATCCTGAAtgaagaatgaatgaaagcCCAATCTGTGCATCAAAATAGGGTTACGCACATTCGAGCCTCCAAGGCGGGTCTCCCCAAATCTTTGGATAGCGCTTCCTCGAATCTAACCATGTTGTCCTTGACCAAGTAAATGAGTTGAGTAATCTGATATTTTCTGTATTCATTCGATTTCAGCTTTCCAGACGCGAATCCTGCTCGGAGGTTGTCGCGAATCTACAAGGGAAAATACATTAAAATTAGTATGAACTGGATGCATATTGTTGGTTGAAATGGGAATGAAGTCTAATGGCATATTAAAAAGTAGAGTTTGTGAAACAATACAGAGAGCGTGTCCTGCACTGCGAAATCGTCATACAGCGGTTCTTCTGCACGACTAATTTATTTAAAACTACATTGTGATTGAGTTTTTGATTCCATCTTTCAAAGAATCATACGAGGGAAAAATGGATAAAATCACGACGAACAACAATAATACACGTACTTTCGCGATTTCCTCGATTGGGGTGTACACAAGTTCTGATGTTGACATCGTTGCCAGTCTGGGGTTCAGTAGAGGTACCGAGGACGCTGAGATATGTAAAGAAACAGGGAGCAAGAGCTAAGTGCTGCGTGTGCTTTAAGAGTGTTTAAATGGCTCTGGTAAAGGATTGTGATAGGCAGGTTCAAAAATAGGGTGGCAGTAGAACGTCACAGACCAGTTGACAACAGCATGCTGACATACAACCGGCCTCGGTGTTTAACATACCCGATTTCCGGATGTGCGGCAATCACATGAGAACTCACATCAAAACCCAATCACTTGGCTGACCAAGAGCCGTATTAAAGCTTACAGACGGTCAAGAGTCAAGAAAATTCAAACAGACCATCGCAGttagaaaagagaaagaagcgATTCGATTTTTCGGATATCAGGGAGAAATCAATATCTTTTTCTTAATTTATCAAGTGGTAACAATCAAAGTCACGTTTCCGACACATTGGAGCCCCTTTCGACAGGTTTCGGGAACGGCCACGCTGCAAGAATACAATATACAACCCCCGTTCCATAGAAATCTCTGCCGTGAGATTGCGTACCTATAAAGAACCCTTTTGTTGTTTCTATATGTTAATCTCAATTGCAACCTAAAAAGAACGACAACGAAGTGAgggaacctcaagttgtaTCTGGGTTATGCGGCGGAGTACGGCGGAGTTGTAAGATTTAGTGATGATCAAATTTAGGCGACCGACCATGGGCGCTGTCGCATCTTCGCATCTCAGAGTGCTCCATTTGATAGAATCGATGATCAATTGAACCATTGAAATTCTTGTTCACTGCTTGCTCTTGTCTCCAACCAAGATGGGAAAAACGCCTCTCCTACTTTTATCGGACGATCTTTTCGATGTGATAGTTGACTCCGCTGTCGGTGAGACGGTGGATTACTGGCCGTACCGATGGGAACTCCTCTCAAGCTGCGCTCTGGCTTCTAGAGTATTTTTACCCCGCTGTCTGCAACACTTGTATTCGAAGATAAAACTCCCATTTGATCTGGATCCCGGAAAACGCGAGCAGAGGATACGCGACCTGCACGCCATCTTGCACGCCCGTCCAGTAATTGCAGATTACGTGCAAGAACTGCATCTATGTCTTCCACGGGGAGAAGCATCATGGACGTACGAGGATAGCTATTTTGTGGAAGTAATGGGGCTGTTACGCAATGTGAAAAAGCTGCGGTTGGAGGGAGGACCACATCAGGAAATACTTAGTATGCCTGATATCTTCATCCAGCGTTTCTTCCGCCCGTACATTGCGCCCACTGTCAAATCGCTTCACCTTGAATGCCTAGTCGACGCCCCTACTCAGTTGGTGACTGAGTGCACTCAATTGGAGGAACTCGTCATGATATTCTGTAGCTTGGATGCTAAGTATCCTGGAGGAACAATCACTCGCCCATCGATCAGAAAACTGGACTACAACAGCGCAGGCATGGCACTATCAGAACTTCTTCCAAAGGGACAAAGCGGAAGCTCTTCTCTTGTCGATTTTTCGAATTTACGCAGCCTCAAAATTTACACTGACACGTTGCGAAATCTACTTTTCGAACAAGAGGTAATTGATGCATCACGAGGAGCTCTTGAGGAGCTGCGTTTCGTAGTTGATGAATGGCAAAGTGAGTCCCCCTCATCTCAATCCGAATATTAACTGACTTTGCGTAGGAGATCCGCAGTTTCAAGCATCCGTTTCCCTTCGCGATTTGCCAAACCTGCATAGCCTCGAATTCCCTATTTTTTTCCGGATCAAGGTTGAAGATAGCCTTATTGATATCTGCAGCACTCTAAACACTATTCCCGACGAGTTCCAGAGTCTAAAAAATCTCTGCCTTCGGTTATATGTTGGATTCACCTGCACCACTACCCCAGAACATTTGTTGGAATCCGACTGGGGCCCTTTAGCCTCCCAGATCCTCAGGATCTCAGCAGGAAGGTC is a window from the Psilocybe cubensis strain MGC-MH-2018 chromosome 8, whole genome shotgun sequence genome containing:
- a CDS encoding Aldehyde dehydrogenase family 3 member A2, with protein sequence MSTSELVYTPIEEIAKIRDNLRAGFASGKLKSNEYRKYQITQLIYLVKDNMVRFEEALSKDLGRPALEARMMDIIPTISEAVTQLKNVDKWTKPTRPPFSFNFFAMRPLIRKEPKGTVLIISPFNYPVWLTLAPVAGALAAGNSVCLKPSESTPATSALMTELVAKYLDTDLVSFVNGAIPETTRLLELQWDHSNGRVAKIVATAAAKHLTPVTLELGGKSPVIIDPKCDLKTAAKRIMWGKVVNAGQTCVAPDYILVPREFQETFVDALKEVYEEFYPDPAKRAAVPGSYSRIITPQATERISGLLEKTQGKIAFGGEINKDSKYIAPTVVTDVKADDSLMSEEIFGPVLPIVPVDSIEDAIKFVNERDYPLALYIFSQDNELKTKVFNKTQSGAVIANETLIHPGADGLPFGGVGPSGYGMHTGKYTFDMFTHFRASMDSPSWIDYILKFRFPPYNTSKENAVFRLMNSLPSRPTGPPSTKGTGKWWGKWFILALAMAVAGGLTSRSKMTAA